A window of Sebastes umbrosus isolate fSebUmb1 chromosome 3, fSebUmb1.pri, whole genome shotgun sequence contains these coding sequences:
- the b3gntl1 gene encoding UDP-GlcNAc:betaGal beta-1,3-N-acetylglucosaminyltransferase-like protein 1 isoform X2, whose amino-acid sequence MLPQRVRLQYEASVLHPNFLIGCKLRRVPEGSTERYTRWINTITQDQLITQVYTSHGPSVVMPTWFCSRNWYLKVGPFDEGGKGVPEDLLFFYQSLRQGGGVARVDQCLLVYRYHEKATTHSVTEETIWKLRVDFLQERVLSQWESFTIWNAGKQGRKLYRSLSPTNQKKVTAFCDVDENKIQKGFYTYEESKERPKPKIPVLHYKDASAPFVICVKLDMTGGVLEENLNCLQLKEGTDYYHFN is encoded by the exons ATGTTGCCCCAAAGAGTTCGTCTGCAGTATGAGGCATCTGTCCTCCACCCAAACTTT CTGATTGGCTGTAAACTTCGGAGGGTTCCAGAGGGATCTACTGAGCGTTACACTCGCTGGATCAACACAATCACTCAGGATCAGCTCATCACACAG GTGTACACGTCTCATGGGCCCTCAGTCGTCATGCCAACATGGTTCTGCTCAAGGAACTGGTACCTGAAGGTTGGACCGTTTGATGAGGGAGGCAAG GGAGTCCCGGAGGACTTGCTCTTCTTCTACCAGAGTCTTCGTCAGGGAGGGGGCGTGGCCAGGGTCGATCAGTGCCTGCTGGTGTACCGTTACCACGAGAAGGCCACCACACACTCTGTAACAGA GGAAACCATTTGGAAGCTGCGAGTGGACTTCCTGCAGGAGAGAGTTCTCAGCCAATGGGAGAGCTTCACCATATGGAACGCCGGGAAACAGGGCCGGAAGCTGTACCGAAGCCTGAGCCCGACCAATCAGAAGAAG GTGACAGCTTTCTGTGATGTTGACGAGAACAAGATCCAGAAAGGCTTTTACACATATGAGGAATCCAAG GAAAGACCTAAGCCCAAAATCCCAGTCTTGCACTACAAAGACGCCTCCGCCCCCTTCGTTATCTGTGTTAAACTG GACATGACGGGAGGCGTTCTGGAGGAAAACCTCAACTGTTTGCAGCTAAAGGAAGGAACAGATTACTACCATTTCAACTGA
- the b3gntl1 gene encoding UDP-GlcNAc:betaGal beta-1,3-N-acetylglucosaminyltransferase-like protein 1 isoform X1 encodes MNPQKRLRTTEDEAEAPRGGEEERRTVDVSIVVPVYNASCWLDECLQAILHQDFTGTMELSVFDDASTDDSRKVVESWTERLEARGISVVISGHNSDQPRGVGYAKNKAIAQSCGQYLCFQDADDVMLPQRVRLQYEASVLHPNFLIGCKLRRVPEGSTERYTRWINTITQDQLITQVYTSHGPSVVMPTWFCSRNWYLKVGPFDEGGKGVPEDLLFFYQSLRQGGGVARVDQCLLVYRYHEKATTHSVTEETIWKLRVDFLQERVLSQWESFTIWNAGKQGRKLYRSLSPTNQKKVTAFCDVDENKIQKGFYTYEESKERPKPKIPVLHYKDASAPFVICVKLDMTGGVLEENLNCLQLKEGTDYYHFN; translated from the exons ATGAACCCACAAAAGAGGCTCCGCACCACAGAGGATGAAGCAGAAGCaccgagaggaggagaggaggagaggagaacagtGGATGTG AGTATTGTTGTCCCAGTATACAATGCATCCTGCTGGCTGGATGAATGTCTGCAGGCCATACTACACCAAGACTTCACTGGAACCATGGAGCTCTCTGTATTTGATGACGCAAGCACT gATGACTCCAGGAAAGTGGTGGAGAGTTGGACGGAGAGGCTGGAGGCGAGGGGCATCTCAGTAGTGATCTCCGGCCACAACTCTGACCAACCCAGAGGAG TGGGATATGCAAAGAATAAGGCAATAGCTCAGAGTTGTGGACAATACTTATGCTTTCAGGATgcg GATGATGTTATGTTGCCCCAAAGAGTTCGTCTGCAGTATGAGGCATCTGTCCTCCACCCAAACTTT CTGATTGGCTGTAAACTTCGGAGGGTTCCAGAGGGATCTACTGAGCGTTACACTCGCTGGATCAACACAATCACTCAGGATCAGCTCATCACACAG GTGTACACGTCTCATGGGCCCTCAGTCGTCATGCCAACATGGTTCTGCTCAAGGAACTGGTACCTGAAGGTTGGACCGTTTGATGAGGGAGGCAAG GGAGTCCCGGAGGACTTGCTCTTCTTCTACCAGAGTCTTCGTCAGGGAGGGGGCGTGGCCAGGGTCGATCAGTGCCTGCTGGTGTACCGTTACCACGAGAAGGCCACCACACACTCTGTAACAGA GGAAACCATTTGGAAGCTGCGAGTGGACTTCCTGCAGGAGAGAGTTCTCAGCCAATGGGAGAGCTTCACCATATGGAACGCCGGGAAACAGGGCCGGAAGCTGTACCGAAGCCTGAGCCCGACCAATCAGAAGAAG GTGACAGCTTTCTGTGATGTTGACGAGAACAAGATCCAGAAAGGCTTTTACACATATGAGGAATCCAAG GAAAGACCTAAGCCCAAAATCCCAGTCTTGCACTACAAAGACGCCTCCGCCCCCTTCGTTATCTGTGTTAAACTG GACATGACGGGAGGCGTTCTGGAGGAAAACCTCAACTGTTTGCAGCTAAAGGAAGGAACAGATTACTACCATTTCAACTGA